TACTGCTTTTCCGGGGACAATCAGTTTACGCCCCAGCACTTTAATTTTATACATTCAAGACTATTTAACTTCTCTCGCTAAAGCTGGGTTTCGGCGTTTTTTCTTCATTAATGGCCATGGTGGTAATATTGCCACCGTTAAAGCTAGTTTTGCGCAATGTTACGATCATTGGGCTAATCTCAATTTACCAGCGCCCGACGACTTCCAATGTCATTTAGCGAATTGGTTTATGGGTAGAGAAGTGTATAAATTAGCAAAGGAATTGTATGGGGATCAAGAGGGATCACACGCAACACCATCAGAAGTGGCTTTAACACAATATATTTACCCTGATAGTATTAAAACAGCGCCCCTCAGCGAGGAAGTAAATCAAGGTTATGCCATTTATGGCGCAATGAATTTTCGTAGATGCTACCCTGATGGTAGA
The nucleotide sequence above comes from Cyanobacterium sp. T60_A2020_053. Encoded proteins:
- a CDS encoding creatininase family protein gives rise to the protein MLLHLSTWQEIETYLQTSSGIIIPIGSTEQHGPTGLIGTDAICAEKIALGVGMAVSAPVAPTINVGMALHHTAFPGTISLRPSTLILYIQDYLTSLAKAGFRRFFFINGHGGNIATVKASFAQCYDHWANLNLPAPDDFQCHLANWFMGREVYKLAKELYGDQEGSHATPSEVALTQYIYPDSIKTAPLSEEVNQGYAIYGAMNFRRCYPDGRMGSNPSLATPEHGQKFYELAVQELTRSYLEFIA